In the Fibrobacter sp. UWB5 genome, one interval contains:
- the thrC gene encoding threonine synthase, translating to MSQFNAHFRNINGDDTYPLTDVIYRSKVDGSLLEVEHDRAALASKSPDEWKKLFAERRMSFEPADMSGIWSKREMVLPDMPLEDIVTMREGWSPLFDAAPLAKEMGIKSLKVKLCGNSHTGSFKDLGMTVLVSQVNHIIKKKIHEIDAVACASTGDTSAALSAYCAKAGIPSIVFLPAGKTSVAQLIQPISNGSIVLALDTDFDGCMKIVQQVTADNRIYLANSMNSLRVEGQKTISPEICQEMGWKVPDTVIIPGGNLGNVSALAKGFEDCKAMGLIDRIPRIIVAQAENANPFFQAYERGFDKLVPMQAKKTLASAIQIGNPVSYPKAVRAIQKTNGMVVSVTEEELANAAHRGDRIGLYCCPHTGVALGALEKLVAAGKIDKEENVVVISTAHGLKFTEFKVGYHEKKLENICSKFANPVFKAPADLGAVMDILKKEMAERRR from the coding sequence ATGTCTCAATTCAACGCCCATTTTAGGAACATCAACGGGGACGATACTTACCCGCTGACCGACGTCATTTACCGCAGCAAGGTGGACGGTAGCCTGCTCGAAGTCGAACACGACCGCGCAGCCCTTGCCAGCAAGAGCCCCGACGAATGGAAGAAGCTCTTTGCCGAACGCCGCATGAGCTTTGAACCGGCCGACATGAGCGGCATCTGGAGCAAGCGCGAAATGGTGCTCCCCGACATGCCTCTCGAAGACATCGTGACCATGCGCGAAGGCTGGAGCCCGCTGTTTGACGCCGCTCCGCTCGCCAAGGAAATGGGCATCAAAAGCCTCAAGGTCAAGCTTTGCGGTAACTCTCACACGGGTTCTTTCAAGGACCTGGGCATGACGGTTCTCGTGAGCCAGGTGAACCACATCATCAAGAAGAAAATCCACGAAATCGATGCCGTGGCTTGCGCTTCTACCGGTGACACCTCCGCCGCATTGAGCGCCTACTGCGCCAAGGCCGGTATCCCGAGCATCGTGTTCCTGCCCGCCGGCAAGACCAGCGTTGCCCAGCTGATCCAGCCGATTTCTAACGGCAGCATCGTGCTCGCCCTCGACACCGACTTTGACGGTTGCATGAAGATTGTCCAGCAGGTCACTGCCGACAACCGCATTTACCTCGCCAACTCCATGAACAGCCTCCGCGTCGAAGGCCAGAAGACGATTTCTCCGGAAATCTGCCAGGAAATGGGCTGGAAGGTACCCGACACCGTGATTATCCCGGGCGGAAACCTGGGTAACGTGAGCGCTCTGGCCAAGGGTTTCGAAGACTGCAAGGCCATGGGCCTTATTGACCGCATTCCTCGCATTATCGTGGCTCAGGCCGAAAACGCCAACCCGTTCTTCCAGGCTTACGAACGCGGCTTCGACAAGCTCGTTCCGATGCAGGCCAAGAAGACTCTCGCCTCTGCCATCCAGATCGGTAACCCGGTCAGCTATCCGAAAGCCGTACGCGCCATCCAGAAGACCAACGGCATGGTCGTGAGCGTTACCGAAGAAGAACTCGCTAACGCCGCCCACCGCGGCGACCGTATCGGTCTCTACTGCTGCCCGCACACTGGCGTGGCTCTCGGCGCCCTCGAAAAGCTCGTGGCCGCAGGCAAGATTGACAAGGAAGAAAATGTGGTCGTCATCAGCACGGCACACGGCCTCAAGTTCACCGAATTCAAGGTCGGCTACCACGAAAAGAAGCTCGAAAATATCTGCTCCAAGTTCGCGAACCCCGTGTTCAAGGCCCCGGCAGACCTGGGCGCTGTCATGGACATCCTGAAGAAAGAGATGGCCGAACGTAGGCGCTAA